GAAGATAGAACGGTAATAGTACTCCTCCTTGTTCTGTGGAGGATTGATAGGGAATCGCTCGGCGGCATGTGCCATCTGCTCATCACTCACGGCAGAAGCGGTAATCTGCTTCAGCGTATCTATCCAGGAGTAACCTACTCCATCAGAGAACTGCTCTTTCTGTCGCCATGCTACTTCCTCTGGCAGCAAATCAGCAAAGGCTTCACGAACTACTTTCTTCTCTATGGTCTTGCCCGGACACATCTTCAAGGCTGGGTCCATGCCCATAGCCACATCCAGGAATTCCTTGTCGAGGAAAGGTACACGACCCTCGATACCCCAGGCAGCCAGACTCTTGTTGGCTCTCAGACAGTCGTAGAGATAGAGTTTGCCAAGTTTTCTGACCGTTTCCTCATGGAAAGCCTTGGCATTCGGTGCTTTGTGGAAATAGAGATATCCTCCGAATACCTCATCTGCTCCCTCACCGGAGAGTACCATCTTGATACCCATACTGCGGATGACTCTTGCCAACAGATACATCGGGGTAGATGCACGAACGGTTGTCACATCGTAGGTCTCGATGAAATAGATGACATCACGGATGGCATCCAGACCTTCCTGTATGGTATAGTTGATTTCATGATGCACGGTACCGATGTGCTCTGCTACGAGGCGAGCCTTAGCAAGGTCTGGTGCACCTTTCAGTCCTACAGCAAAGGAGTGCAGGCGTGGCCAGTAAGCCTTGGTCTGTTCACCATTCTCAATACGATAAGTACTGTATTTCTGTGCGATGGCAGAGATGACAGATGAATCGAGACCACCACTGAGGAGTACACCGTAAGGAACATCGCTCATCAACTGGCGCTTGACAGAAGCTTCGAGTGCATCATGAATTTCCTGCACCGCAGTTTTTCCGCCTGTAGCCTCAGCCTGTTTTCTATCCTCCATCTCAGCCTCAGCCATCTGTTCTTCGGCAGACTTGCTTTCATCTATATGATATTCCTTGAGCATGGTACTGTATTCAAACCAGTCGCGTGTATAATAACGCTTCATGCCCGGAGTCTTACTATAATAATAATGTCCAGGGAGGAATGGCTCGTAGTGATCACACTGTCCTTCGAGAGCCTTGAGTTCAGAGGCAACAAGCACCTTACCGTCTGTATCAAATCCGATGTAGAGTGGAATCACACCGATAGGGTCGCGGGCGATGAGGAATTCATCTCTTTCTGCATCGTAGAGTGCGAAAGCAAAGATACCATTGAGTTGTTCTATCATCTTGCAGATGCGAGCATGGATGGCATCCTCATCGGTGTAAATCAAGTTAGCGAAGTCGCTATCCTGTCTCATTTCACGATAGAGTGAAAGCACCACCTCACAGTCGGAACCAGTCTGATACTGGTATTTGCCAGCAAATCGAGCACGGATATTCTGATGATTGTAGATTTCGCCGTTCACTGCAAGCACCTGTTTCTTGTCAGGTGAGAACAAAGGTTGGCGACCAGACTCTGGATCTACGATGCTGAGTCGTTCATGTGCCAAGATGGCTGAGCCACCACAGTAAATGCCGCTCCAGTCTGGTCCACGATGACGAATCTTCTGACTCATACGGAGTGCCTGCTGTCTCAATTCAGGAGTTTGTTCCTGAATATTGAAGATAGATACGAATCCACACATAATATCTTTCCTTTCTTTTACGGTTATTTATAACACAATATCATAGCTTATTTCATGCTATCCTTTTAGCTTAAAATATCATTTTGCTATATTTTGGGTGCAAAATTACTACTTTTTGATAGAATAAGAAAAGAAATGGTTTCATTTTGTACTAATATTAATCTATATATTACAAACTATAATACTTTTCACTTAATATACTTTCAATCTGATAGGTTTTTATTGTTTTTACATTACAAATTGCAAGAATGAAGAAAAAAGAAGAAAGAAAAGAGGATGAAATGAGAAATGAATAATGAGAAATGAACAATGAATAATGAAAAATTAGAAATTAGAAATGAGAAATGAATGGGAAGACACAAAAAAAACCGACAGTCTGAAAAGACCATCGGCTTTAGATAATAAACTGAAGTTTCGCAAGTGAATAAATATCAACTTGCTTGTTTATAAATATACATATTACGTAGCGTATGGGCAACAGGATTACTTTCGATGAAATCTGCCAGCAACTCTGTAGCATCTATAGAGTAACGCTCTGCTGCTTCCAGAACGAAGTCCAAAATGATAGCCCATATCTTGTCCGTTACGGACAACTCGAGAGTGTCATTGGTAACCTCTGTAAAGAGACCACCGATGGTTTCATACGCTTCAAATCTCTTCACTGTACACAAGATGTTATACTGCATCATTGTCAAAGTGAAGCTAGCAATTTGAGCGGCAAAATGTACAGACTGGCATTTACCAAAGTTCAGCAAGGTCTTGCAATCCTTGTATGCAACTTCGGTAGCCCATCGTCTGGCATAAATACGATACGCTTCAAGGAAGCTAAGAGAAAGGTCTGTGGTCAACAACCCATTCCAGTTTCCCTTGCGTCCTCGTTTGCAAAAGAACAAACGGACTGGCACACCATCCAACTTAACGTCCATTGTACAATAGGTACAGCGAAGTATTTTGTTGTGTTTGCATGCCTTCTCCTTTTGCAGGTGCTTGATGATTTGCTTGGCATTCATCTTGCCATGCTTCGTTGCATAGTTGGTTTTGCCCAGTTTAATCATGCCCAACAGGTGACACTTGATATGTCTGCTGGAAATGAAACGCACAAGCTTAGTGTTTGTAAACCAGCTATCTACGAGCAAGTAATCAAAGCGAACACCTCGCTTGATGGCATACTTGACCATATCTATGGCCTTGTCTGTCTTCTTCATCAGATATTCATCCACACGATCTTTTACCGCTTGCCCTTCGTGGTCCTCGGTATAGCGAGCTTTGCGTTGCTTAGCAGTAAGTCCCTGAACCTTTTGCTTGTCCTTTCCCTCCTCACCATGAAGAGAAAAATCGAGAAAGAGCTGGCTAACGCCATCGGACAACATCATGGTCAGACACTTATAACCAAGGATGCTCTTTTGATGAACATGAGACCAGATTCTTCCTATGAGTTCGGTCGTCATACCAGTCTTAGGTGCATCAGTATCATCAATAATCAAACAAACCGGCTTGTCATGATGAACAGTTGTGCTGCTTGATATCTTCTTTATCAGCTGAAGATTCATTGCATATAGTAACTTGCGCCACTTGACGTTGCCATCATTCATAAAACGATAGAACATGTCTTTATCACAATTGAACAATTTACTCAAGGACGAGTTGGAGTATCGACTCGCATTCTTGACTACGAAGAACGGGAAGAGCATGAGGAGGTTGAGTACCTGCAAAGTGGTGAACTTGCAGTTCTCTTTCTTCTCTACTCCAATCTGGCTGGAGCGTATATTTATATGTTCCATCACACCCATAATGCACTTAATTGCACGATTATCGTCATTTTTTGCGAAAAAGCTTCGCAGATCTGAAATAATTTTTGTATATTTGCTCACGGCTTTGAAGTTTTATCTTTATTGTTTAGCGATTATAAAGATACTCATTTTCTGTGAGTTATACAAACTTCAGAGCCTTTTTTATTCCAAAATTACGTTAAATCACGCTTGTGAATTTTCACTTGCGAAACTTTAGTAATAAAAACTTAAACTCTTATTACAGAATCATCGAGATTATTTTAATTATTTCAGAAGTTAAAGGAGTTAAAGGAGTTAAGACAATAGTCTTTTTGGCATAGTTATTAAGCTGCAAGACATACGTCTTAACTCCTTAACTCCTTTAACTTCCTGATATGCGAAAGTTCAGTAAACCTGCTTTATGGCTGCAAGGTGAAACCTACAACCAAATATGCCTTCTCACTACTTGGGTTGGCTGCAATCTGTGCAAAGACTGGCACACTGAAGGTATCAGTAATCTTGATATCCTTGGTAGCCTTGACAGCAACA
This is a stretch of genomic DNA from Segatella hominis. It encodes these proteins:
- the asnB gene encoding asparagine synthase B, with the protein product MCGFVSIFNIQEQTPELRQQALRMSQKIRHRGPDWSGIYCGGSAILAHERLSIVDPESGRQPLFSPDKKQVLAVNGEIYNHQNIRARFAGKYQYQTGSDCEVVLSLYREMRQDSDFANLIYTDEDAIHARICKMIEQLNGIFAFALYDAERDEFLIARDPIGVIPLYIGFDTDGKVLVASELKALEGQCDHYEPFLPGHYYYSKTPGMKRYYTRDWFEYSTMLKEYHIDESKSAEEQMAEAEMEDRKQAEATGGKTAVQEIHDALEASVKRQLMSDVPYGVLLSGGLDSSVISAIAQKYSTYRIENGEQTKAYWPRLHSFAVGLKGAPDLAKARLVAEHIGTVHHEINYTIQEGLDAIRDVIYFIETYDVTTVRASTPMYLLARVIRSMGIKMVLSGEGADEVFGGYLYFHKAPNAKAFHEETVRKLGKLYLYDCLRANKSLAAWGIEGRVPFLDKEFLDVAMGMDPALKMCPGKTIEKKVVREAFADLLPEEVAWRQKEQFSDGVGYSWIDTLKQITASAVSDEQMAHAAERFPINPPQNKEEYYYRSIFAEHFPSDSAAKSVPSVPSVACSTAEALAWDASFKNQNDPSGRAVAGVHEKAYK
- a CDS encoding transposase, whose amino-acid sequence is MSKYTKIISDLRSFFAKNDDNRAIKCIMGVMEHINIRSSQIGVEKKENCKFTTLQVLNLLMLFPFFVVKNASRYSNSSLSKLFNCDKDMFYRFMNDGNVKWRKLLYAMNLQLIKKISSSTTVHHDKPVCLIIDDTDAPKTGMTTELIGRIWSHVHQKSILGYKCLTMMLSDGVSQLFLDFSLHGEEGKDKQKVQGLTAKQRKARYTEDHEGQAVKDRVDEYLMKKTDKAIDMVKYAIKRGVRFDYLLVDSWFTNTKLVRFISSRHIKCHLLGMIKLGKTNYATKHGKMNAKQIIKHLQKEKACKHNKILRCTYCTMDVKLDGVPVRLFFCKRGRKGNWNGLLTTDLSLSFLEAYRIYARRWATEVAYKDCKTLLNFGKCQSVHFAAQIASFTLTMMQYNILCTVKRFEAYETIGGLFTEVTNDTLELSVTDKIWAIILDFVLEAAERYSIDATELLADFIESNPVAHTLRNMYIYKQAS